Within Pseudomonas brassicacearum, the genomic segment CCCAAAATCCCTGTCGTTGTTAGAGTTTGCCGCACTTTTTTACCCACGCGTTGCCTAGGGTCCCTTTCCCATGTTCAAGAAACTGCGTGGCATGTTTTCCAGCGATCTTTCCATTGACCTGGGCACTGCCAACACCCTTATTTACGTGCGCGAGCGCGGTATCGTCCTGAATGAACCCTCGGTCGTGGCCATCCGCACCCACGGTAACCAGAAAAGTGTCGTGGCTGTCGGTACGGAAGCCAAGCGCATGCTGGGCCGTACACCGGGCAACATCGCGGCCATTCGCCCGATGAAAGACGGCGTGATCGCCGACTTTAGCGTCTGCGAAAAGATGCTGCAGTACTTCATCAACAAGGTTCACGAGAACAGCTTCCTGCAGCCCAGCCCTCGTGTGCTGATCTGCGTTCCATGCAAGTCCACCCAGGTTGAGCGACGCGCTATCCGTGAATCGGCCCTCGGTGCCGGTGCTCGTGAAGTGTTCCTGATCGAAGAACCCATGGCTGCTGCCATCGGTGCCGGCCTGCCGGTAGAAGAGGCCCGCGGCTCGATGGTCGTCGACATCGGCGGCGGCACCACTGAAATCGCGCTGATCTCCCTCAACGGTGTGGTCTACGCCGAATCCGTACGTGTGGGCGGCGACCGTTTCGACGAAGCGATCATCACCTATGTGCGTCGCAACTACGGCAGCCTGATCGGCGAATCCACCGCCGAGCGCATCAAGCAGGAAATCGGCACGGCCTACCCGGGCGGTGAAGTGCGTGAAGTCGACGTACGCGGTCGCAACCTGGCCGAAGGCGTTCCACGGGCGTTTACCCTCAACTCCAACGAAGTGCTCGAAGCGCTGCAAGAATCGCTGGCGACCATCGTCCAGGCCGTCAAGAGCGCCCTGGAGCAGTCGCCGCCGGAGCTGGCATCGGACATCGCCGAGCGCGGCCTGGTGCTGACCGGTGGTGGCGCGCTGCTGCGTGACCTCGACAAGCTGCTGGCCCAGGAAACCGGCCTGCCGGTGATCGTTGCCGAAGACCCGTTGACCTGCGTTGCCCGCGGCGGTGGCCGTGCATTGGAAATGATGGACAAGCACACCATGGACCTGCTCTCCAGCGAATAAATTGGCTGGATCGTCTAGGTTGTTCGCTCCGGGCAGCACTTTGCAGTGCTGCCCGTTGGCGTTTATCTTCTGTCATTCGTATCCAGGCCGGTTTGATGCCGTATGAATAAAGAAAACATTTGCCTGGGAGGAGCGGCCTATTAAACCGCTTTTCGCCAAAGGCCCCTCATTGGGTGTGCGCCTGCTGGTGCTGACCGTGCTTTCGGTCGCGCTGATGGTGGTCGATGCCCGCTTCACGCTGCTCAAGCCTGTACGCAGCCAGATGTCGCTGGTGTTGATGGAGTCCTACTGGATCACCGACCTGCCGCAGCGCTTGTGGCAAGGTGTCGCCAGCCAGTTTGGCAGCCGGACCGAATTGGTCGCCGAAAACGAAAAACTCAAGACCGAAAACCTGCTGCTGCAGGGGCGCATGCAGAAGCTGGCGGCCCTCACCGAGCAGAACGTGCGGCTGCGTGAGTTGCTCAATTCTTCTGCGCTGGTCAACGAGAAGGTCGAAGTGGCCGAATTGATCGGCATGGACCCCAACCCCTTCACCCACCGCATCATCATCAACAAGGGCGAGCGCGACGGCGTGGTCCTCGGCCAGCCGGTGCTCGACGCCCGGGGCCTGATGGGCCAGGTGGTGGAGTTGATGCCCTACACCTCCCGGGTGCTGCTGCTGACCGATACCACCCACAGCATTCCCGTGCAGGTCAATCGCAACGGCTTGCGCGCGATTGCCAGCGGCACCGGCAACCCGGAACGCCTGGAACTGCGCCATGTGGCCGACACTGCCGACATCAAGGAAGGCGACCTGCTGGTCAGCTCAGGTCTTGGCCAGCGCTTCCCGGCTGGTTATCCGGTGGCAATGGTCAAGGAGGTCATCCATGACTCCGGCCAGCCGTTTGCCATCGTTCGCGCGGTGCCGACGGCTGCATTGAATCGCAGCCGCTACCTGCTGCTGGTATTCAGCGACAACCGCACGCCCGAAGAGCGTGCCAACGACGCCGCCGTGGCCCAGGAAGCCCAGGATCGGCAGAGCGGCGAGGCGGCCGCCACGGCGACAGCCCCTGCCACCGTGCCGAAACCACAAGTGCCGGCACCCGCTACGGCGGCTCCGGCCACCACACCGGCGGCAACCCCGGCCACTGCACCCGCCGCGGCTGCTGTGAAACCGACCCGGTCGGCCACCCACGCGCCCGCCGCGCAGCCAGCTCAGCCAGCCCGGCCCGCCGCCAAACCGCCAGCCTCCACGCCGGCCACCGCGCCAGCCCCCAGGGGAGCACGAGAAGAATGAGCAGTACCCAATCCGGTAACGGCTGGATGGTCTGGTTGACCTTCGCCATCGGCCTGTTGCTCAGTGTTTCGCCGCTGCCGCAGTTCATGGAAATCCTGCGCCCACTGTGGCTGGCCCTGTTGCTGGCTTTCTGGGCGCTGGCCTTGCCGCACAAGGTCGGCATGGTCACCGCCTGGTGCCTGGGCCTGGCCGAAGATGTGCTTTATGGCACGTTGCTTGGGCAGAACGCACTGATCCTGACGCTGATCACCTTCCTGGTGCTGTCGTTGCAACAACGCCTGCGGATGTTCCCCATGTGGCAACAATGCCTGGTGATCCTGGTGATCTTCGGCCTGGCGCAGCTGGTGCAATTGTGGCTCAGCGCGCTGACCGGCAATCGCCAGCCGACCCTGGCGCTGGTGTTGCCGGCCCTGGTCAGTGCCTTGCTCTGGCCATGGGTCAGCTTCGGTTTGCGTGGCCTGCGCCTGCGTTTCAAAATCAACTGATTCGGTCAGGATATCTACACTTTTTTGATGACTTACATCCCTGGGGCCAAAGATTGAATCCCGCTGGGCTCTGTAGGCGCTGGCGAAGCCTGCGATCTTTCGATCTTGATCTTTCGCTTGCGACTCGATTGTCCGGGACAAGATCGCAGCCTCGCTTCGCTCGTCAGCTTCTACACGGCGCAGCCCGGCGGAAGCAATCTCTGGCCATAGAAGCCGGTCGCGTAAGGGAGATGTCTTGATGAAACCGCTTTACCTCGCCTCAGGTTCGCCGCGTCGACGTGAACTGCTCACGCAGATCGGCGTGCCCTTTACCGCCATCGGCGCGGACATCGACGAAACTCCCCTGGACCACGAAACCCCTTCGGCCTATGTCGAGCGCCTGGCGCGCGGCAAGGCCGAGGCGGGGCGACGAGCCCTGGACGCCGGCATGGATGGCTGCGTGCTCGGGGCCGACACTGCCGTAGTGCTGGACGGGCGAATTCTCGGCAAGCCCGAGAACCAGGCCGATGCCATGACGATGCTCTTGAGCCTGTCCGGTCGCGAGCATGAAGTTTTGACCGCCATTGCCATACTGGATGGGCAGCGTTGCGAATCCCGCGTTGTGCGCAGCCTGGTGCGCTTTCGTTCGATCACGGAACAGGAAGCGGCGGCCTACTGGGCCAGTGGCGAACCCCGGGACAAGGCTGGCGGCTATGGTATTCAAGGGCTGGGCGCGGTGTTTGTCGCCGGGCTCGAAGGCAGTTATTCAGCCGTGGTCGGCCTGCCACTGTGCGAAACCGCAGAACTACTGGGCCATTTCGGCATACCCTGTTGGCAAACCTTGAACGCGCGCTGAGCGCCGTCTGACTTGATGCGGCCATAATCGTGAACATGCCTGAACGAGACCCTGCCATGAGTGAAGAGATCCTGATCAACATCACGCCGATGGAATCGCGCGTGGCGGTGGTTGAAAACGGTGTGCTGCAAGAGGTCCACGTCGAGCGCACGCAAAAGCGTGGCATCGTCGGCAATATCTATAAAGGCAAGGTGGTGCGGGTGCTGCCGGGCATGCAGGCAGCCTTTGTCGACATCGGCCTGGACCGTGCGGCGTTCATTCACGCTTCGGAAATTTCCATGCGCGAAGGGCCAGCGGTGGAGAGCATCAGCGCGTTGGTCCATGAAGGCCAGAGCCTGGTGGTGCAGGTCACCAAGGACCCCATCGGCTCCAAGGGCGCGCGCCTGACCACGCAACTGTCGATTCCGTCGCGCTACCTGGTGTATATGCCGCGCACCGCCCATGTCGGCATTTCCCTGAAAATCGAAGACGAAGCCGAGCGCGAGCGCCTCAAGCAGGTGGTCAGCGACTGCGTGGAAAAAGAAGGCATCAAGGAAGCCGGTGGGTTCATCCTGCGCACCGCCGCCGAAGGGGCCGGGGCCGATGAGATCCTGATGGACATCCGCTACCTGCGCAGGCTCTGGGACCAGATCGCTGCGCAGATCAAGACCATCGCCACCCCCAGCGTGATCTACGAAGACCTGGGCCTGGCGCTGCGGACCTTGCGCGACCTGGTCAGCCCCAAGATCGAGAAAATCCGCATCGACTCCCGGGAAACCTTCCAGAAAACCACCCAGTTCGTTGCCGAGCTGATGCCGGAAATCGCCGACCGCCTCGAGCATTACCCTGGCGAACGGCCGATTTTCGACCTGTACGGGGTCGAAGACGAAATCCAGAAAGCCCTTGAGCGCAAGGTACCGCTCAAGTCCGGGGGCTACCTGGTGGTGGATCCGGCCGAGGCCATGAGCACCATCGACGTCAACACCGGGGCGTTCGTCGGCCATCGCAACCTGGAAGAAACCATCTTCAAGACCAACCTGGAAGCCGCCACGGCCATCGCCCGGCAACTGCGCCTGCGCAACCTGGGTGGGATCATCATCATCGACTTCATCGACATGGAGGATGAAGAGCACCAGCGCCAGGTGCTGCGGACCCTGGAAAAACAACTCGAACGCGACCACGCCAAGACCAACATCATCGGGATCACCGAGCTGGGCCTGGTGCAGATGACCCGCAAGCGCACCCGAGAAAGCCTCGAACAGGTGCTGTGCGAGCCGTGCAGCAGTTGCCAGGGCCGCGGCAAGCTCAAGACTCCGGAAACCGTGTGTTACGAAATCTTCCGGGAAATCCTCCGGGAGGCGCGCGCCTACCAGGCCACTGGCTATAGAGTGTTGGCGAACCAGAAAGTGGTGGACCGCCTGCTCGATGAGGAGTCAGGCAACGTCGCGGAGCTGGAAGCGTTTATCGGACGCACGATTCGCTTCCAGGTGGAAACCATGTATTCCCAGGAACAATACGACGTGGTGTTGCTCTGAAGAGCTTGGGAAGCGGCGGGCCCGCGGATTTGATTGTCTTTGCCAGGGGAGCCCACTGACATGGAGCGTCTGACACGCATGATGGCGACGCTGACCCGTTGGGCGCTGGGACTGTGCGCGCTGCTGCTGGTGTTGCTGGCGTTGTACGTCAGCCTCGGTCGTGAGCTGGTCCCGCTGGTGGCCGAATACCGCGCCGACGTCCAGACCCGGGCCAGCGCCGCCTTGGGCATCCCCGTGCATATTGGCAACCTCGACGGTAGCTGGAGCGCCCTGGCGCCGATCCTGGCGGCGCGCGACGTGGTGGTCGGCGAGGGTCCCAACGCCTTGCACCTGGATCAGGTGCGGGCCGTGCCTGACCTGTGGGATAGCCTGTTGGCGCGTCAGGTGCGCATCGCCCACCTGGAAGTCAGCGGCCTGAAGATCAGCCTCAAGGAGGGTGCCGACGGCAAGTGGGTCCTGGAAGGCCTGCCAGTGCAGGACGATCAGCCCCTCGATCCACAGCAACTGCTCGAGCGCATGCAGGTGGTTTCCAAGCTGTCGTTGCTCGATAGCCAAGTGACCTTGCAGCCCCTTGAGCAACCACCGCTGACCCTCACCTACGTCGGTTTGAGCCTGCGCACCGGCGCCACCCATCAACGGCTGGACGCCCGCTTGACCCTGCCTGACGGTCAGCCCGTAGCGATCAACCTGCGTACCCGTATCCGCGCCAGTGATTGGAAGAATGGCCAGGCCGATGCCTACCTGAGCCTGCCGCAAAGCGACTGGTCCAAATGGCTGCCGAAACGCCTGACCCAACAATGGAATTTTTCCCGGATCAAGGCCGGTGGCGAGTTCTGGCTGAGCTGGGGGGACGGCACGGTGCAAAGCGCGGCCATGCGCTTGAACGCCCCTGACATCCAGGGCGCCTACGCCGAGCGCAAACCGGTGCAGATCCATAACCTGGCGCTCAATGGATATTTCCAGCGTGGCGACCAGGGTTTTACCGCGACCTTCGATTCTTTGGCGATGAACCTGGGCGAAACCCGCTGGGAGTCACGTCTGCTACTGCAACAGAGCAGCGCCACCGAAAAGGCCGAAGAGCGCTGGCACTTGCAGGCCGATCGCCTTGACCTGGCGCCGCTGACCCCATTGCTTCATGCCTTGGCGCCATTGCCTGAAGGTGTCGCGACGGCCATCGACCGGCTCAAGGTGACCGGTGGTCTGCGCAATGTGCTGGTGGATTACCGGCCGCAGAATACCGGTGATCAAAAAATCAGTTTCGCCACGAATTTGGACACCGTGGGCTTTGATGCCTATCGCGGTGCCCCGGCTGCGCGCAATGTATCGGGGAGCCTGAGCGGCGACCTCGGTGGCGGCGAGCTGCGCATGGACAGCAAGGACTTTTCCTTGCACCTGGACCCGATTTTCGCCAAGCCCTGGCAGTACCTGCAGGCCAACGCCCGGCTGACCTGGAAACTCGACAAGCAAGGCTTCACCCTGATCGCGCCATATTTGAAGGTGCTGGGGGAGGAGGGCCGGATTGCTGGCGACTTCCTGATCCGCCTGCATTTCGACCACAGCCAGGAAGACTACATGGACCTGCGGGTCGGCCTGGTGGACGGTGACGGACGCTACACCGCCAAGTACTTGCCGGCGGTCCTCAGCCCGGCGCTGGATGAGTGGTTGCGCACGGCCATCGTCAAGGGGGCGGTGGACGAGGGCTTTTTCCAGTATCAAGGCTCGCTCAATCACGGAGCCGAGGACGCGGCGCGCAGTATCAGCCTGTTTTTCAAGGTGCATGATGCCGAACTGGCGTTCCAGCCGGGCTGGCCTTCGGTCAGCAAGGTCAGCGGCGATGTCTTTGTCGAAGACAGCGGCGTGCGCATTTTCGCCAGCCAGGGCCAATTGCTCGATACCCAGGTCAAGGATGTTTCGGTGAACATTCCCCATGTACCCAGCGGGAAGAGTTCTCATCTGTTTCTGAATGGCCGGTTCGCTGGAGGCCTGGGCGACGGCCTGAAAATCCTCCAGAGCGCGCCGATCGGGACGGCCGAGACGTTCGCTGGCTGGGAGGGTGAGGGCGATCTGCAAGGCAGCGTGAAGCTCGACATCCCCCTGGTCAAAGGCGAGCAACCGAATATCCTGGTGGATTTCGCCACCGACAAGGCCCGTCTCAAGCTCAGCGAGCCGGTGCTGGAGCTGACCCAGCTCAAGGGCGATTTCCGCTTTGACAGCAACAAGGGCCTGAGCGGCAAGGGCATCAGTGCCCGGGCATTCGACCGGCCCGTGACCGCGCAGATTTTCGCCGAGGGTCGCGCTGGTGCGCTCAACACCCGGGTTACCGCGTCCGGGCAGGTAGAGGTCAAGAAACTCACCCGTTGGCTGAATGTCACCCAGCCATTGCCGGTATCCGGTGTCGTACCCTACCGGTTGCAGGTGATCCTCGACGGCGCCGACAGCCAATTGTCGGTCAGTTCCAACCTCAAGGGCGTGGCGGTGGACCTGCCGGCACCCTTCGGCATGGCCGCCGATGTCGGGCGCGACACGGTGTTTCGCATGACCCTGCAAGGGCCGGAGCGGCGTTATTGGGTTGATTATGGCGACCTGGCCAGTTTCACTTACGCCGCGCCGAGCGGGAAAGTCGCCGACGGCCGCGGCGAATTGTTGCTGGGCGCTGGCGATGCCGTTCTGCCCGGGGCCAAAGGTTTGCGACTGCGCGGCTCACTGTCGGAACTGGACGTGAGCCCCTGGCAGGACCTGGTGAACAAGTATGCCGGCCAGGATCCGGGCGGCAGTGCCAAGCAATTGCTCAGCAGCGTCGATCTGAGCATCGGCAAGCTCACGGCCATGGGCACGACCCTGGACCAGGCATCGGTGCAACTGGATCGCAAGCCGGACGCCTGGGCCTTGCGGCTTGGCAGCCAGCAGGCCAAGGGCAATGTCAGCCTGCCAGACGCCAAGGCCGCCCCGATTGGTATCAAGCTCGATTATGTGCGCCTGCCGGCCGCAGACCCGACGGTCCAGACCGATGAAAACGCTCCGGATCCGTTGGCGTCGGTCGATCCCAGCAAGATCCCGGCCATGGATATTGCCATCGGCCAACTGTTCCAGGGCCCTGATCTCATCGGTGCGTGGTCGTTGAAAGTGCGACCGACCGCCAAGGGCATCGCGCTGAGCAATCTGGACATGGGCCTCAAGGGCATGGTGTTGAACGGCAGTGGCGGCTGGGAAGGCGCGCCCGGTTCCACCAGCAGTTGGTACAAGGGCCGTATCGGCGGCAAGAACCTGGGCGACGTGCTCAAGGGCTGGGGTTATGCCCCAAGCGTGACCAGCCAGAAATTCCGTCTGGATGTCGACGGCCGTTGGCCCGGCTCGCCGGCGTGGGTCGCCACCAAGCGCTTTTCCGGCAGCCTCGATGCGTCGCTGAGCAAGGGCCAGTTTGTCGAAGTTGAAGGCAGTGCCCAGGCGCTGCGGGTATTTGGCCTGCTGAACTTCAACTCCATCGGCCGACGCCTGCGCCTGGACTTCTCCGACCTGTTCAGCAAGGGCTTGAGCTACGACCGGGTCAAAGGGCTGTTGGTGGCGAGCGACGGTGTGTACGTGACCCGCGAACCCATTACCTTGACCGGGCCGTCGAGCAACCTGGAACTCAACGGCACGCTGGACATGGTGGCCGACCGGGTCGACGCCAAGCTGCTGGTGACGCTGCCGGTGACCAACAACCTGCCAATTGCCGCGCTGATCGTTGGCGCACCGGCGGTGGGTGGGGCGCTGTTTCTGATCGACAAACTGATCGGTGACCGCGTGGCGCGCTTTGCCAGCGTAAGATACGACGTCAAGGGGCCGTGGAAAGAGCCGAAGATCACCTTCGACAAGCCGTTTTGACAGTTCGACGCCAACTCCCTTGTGGGAGCCGGCCTGTGGGAGCAAAGCTTGCTCGCGATTGAGGTGTGTCAGTCAGCCTATATGTTGGATGTACCTGCCTCATCGCGAGCAAGCCCTGCTCCACAGCCGCCTTGGGCGAGGATAAAAAGAGGGAAGCTCCATGCCAGTCGCAGTGATTCAAATGGTCAGCCAGAGCGATGTGCTCGCCAACCTGGCCCGTGCCCGTGTGCTGCTGGAGCAGGCGGCCGCAGGCGGCGCAA encodes:
- the mreB gene encoding rod shape-determining protein MreB; the encoded protein is MFKKLRGMFSSDLSIDLGTANTLIYVRERGIVLNEPSVVAIRTHGNQKSVVAVGTEAKRMLGRTPGNIAAIRPMKDGVIADFSVCEKMLQYFINKVHENSFLQPSPRVLICVPCKSTQVERRAIRESALGAGAREVFLIEEPMAAAIGAGLPVEEARGSMVVDIGGGTTEIALISLNGVVYAESVRVGGDRFDEAIITYVRRNYGSLIGESTAERIKQEIGTAYPGGEVREVDVRGRNLAEGVPRAFTLNSNEVLEALQESLATIVQAVKSALEQSPPELASDIAERGLVLTGGGALLRDLDKLLAQETGLPVIVAEDPLTCVARGGGRALEMMDKHTMDLLSSE
- the mreC gene encoding rod shape-determining protein MreC produces the protein MKPLFAKGPSLGVRLLVLTVLSVALMVVDARFTLLKPVRSQMSLVLMESYWITDLPQRLWQGVASQFGSRTELVAENEKLKTENLLLQGRMQKLAALTEQNVRLRELLNSSALVNEKVEVAELIGMDPNPFTHRIIINKGERDGVVLGQPVLDARGLMGQVVELMPYTSRVLLLTDTTHSIPVQVNRNGLRAIASGTGNPERLELRHVADTADIKEGDLLVSSGLGQRFPAGYPVAMVKEVIHDSGQPFAIVRAVPTAALNRSRYLLLVFSDNRTPEERANDAAVAQEAQDRQSGEAAATATAPATVPKPQVPAPATAAPATTPAATPATAPAAAAVKPTRSATHAPAAQPAQPARPAAKPPASTPATAPAPRGAREE
- the mreD gene encoding rod shape-determining protein MreD, with the translated sequence MSSTQSGNGWMVWLTFAIGLLLSVSPLPQFMEILRPLWLALLLAFWALALPHKVGMVTAWCLGLAEDVLYGTLLGQNALILTLITFLVLSLQQRLRMFPMWQQCLVILVIFGLAQLVQLWLSALTGNRQPTLALVLPALVSALLWPWVSFGLRGLRLRFKIN
- a CDS encoding Maf family protein → MKPLYLASGSPRRRELLTQIGVPFTAIGADIDETPLDHETPSAYVERLARGKAEAGRRALDAGMDGCVLGADTAVVLDGRILGKPENQADAMTMLLSLSGREHEVLTAIAILDGQRCESRVVRSLVRFRSITEQEAAAYWASGEPRDKAGGYGIQGLGAVFVAGLEGSYSAVVGLPLCETAELLGHFGIPCWQTLNAR
- the rng gene encoding ribonuclease G, encoding MSEEILINITPMESRVAVVENGVLQEVHVERTQKRGIVGNIYKGKVVRVLPGMQAAFVDIGLDRAAFIHASEISMREGPAVESISALVHEGQSLVVQVTKDPIGSKGARLTTQLSIPSRYLVYMPRTAHVGISLKIEDEAERERLKQVVSDCVEKEGIKEAGGFILRTAAEGAGADEILMDIRYLRRLWDQIAAQIKTIATPSVIYEDLGLALRTLRDLVSPKIEKIRIDSRETFQKTTQFVAELMPEIADRLEHYPGERPIFDLYGVEDEIQKALERKVPLKSGGYLVVDPAEAMSTIDVNTGAFVGHRNLEETIFKTNLEAATAIARQLRLRNLGGIIIIDFIDMEDEEHQRQVLRTLEKQLERDHAKTNIIGITELGLVQMTRKRTRESLEQVLCEPCSSCQGRGKLKTPETVCYEIFREILREARAYQATGYRVLANQKVVDRLLDEESGNVAELEAFIGRTIRFQVETMYSQEQYDVVLL
- a CDS encoding YhdP family protein; protein product: MERLTRMMATLTRWALGLCALLLVLLALYVSLGRELVPLVAEYRADVQTRASAALGIPVHIGNLDGSWSALAPILAARDVVVGEGPNALHLDQVRAVPDLWDSLLARQVRIAHLEVSGLKISLKEGADGKWVLEGLPVQDDQPLDPQQLLERMQVVSKLSLLDSQVTLQPLEQPPLTLTYVGLSLRTGATHQRLDARLTLPDGQPVAINLRTRIRASDWKNGQADAYLSLPQSDWSKWLPKRLTQQWNFSRIKAGGEFWLSWGDGTVQSAAMRLNAPDIQGAYAERKPVQIHNLALNGYFQRGDQGFTATFDSLAMNLGETRWESRLLLQQSSATEKAEERWHLQADRLDLAPLTPLLHALAPLPEGVATAIDRLKVTGGLRNVLVDYRPQNTGDQKISFATNLDTVGFDAYRGAPAARNVSGSLSGDLGGGELRMDSKDFSLHLDPIFAKPWQYLQANARLTWKLDKQGFTLIAPYLKVLGEEGRIAGDFLIRLHFDHSQEDYMDLRVGLVDGDGRYTAKYLPAVLSPALDEWLRTAIVKGAVDEGFFQYQGSLNHGAEDAARSISLFFKVHDAELAFQPGWPSVSKVSGDVFVEDSGVRIFASQGQLLDTQVKDVSVNIPHVPSGKSSHLFLNGRFAGGLGDGLKILQSAPIGTAETFAGWEGEGDLQGSVKLDIPLVKGEQPNILVDFATDKARLKLSEPVLELTQLKGDFRFDSNKGLSGKGISARAFDRPVTAQIFAEGRAGALNTRVTASGQVEVKKLTRWLNVTQPLPVSGVVPYRLQVILDGADSQLSVSSNLKGVAVDLPAPFGMAADVGRDTVFRMTLQGPERRYWVDYGDLASFTYAAPSGKVADGRGELLLGAGDAVLPGAKGLRLRGSLSELDVSPWQDLVNKYAGQDPGGSAKQLLSSVDLSIGKLTAMGTTLDQASVQLDRKPDAWALRLGSQQAKGNVSLPDAKAAPIGIKLDYVRLPAADPTVQTDENAPDPLASVDPSKIPAMDIAIGQLFQGPDLIGAWSLKVRPTAKGIALSNLDMGLKGMVLNGSGGWEGAPGSTSSWYKGRIGGKNLGDVLKGWGYAPSVTSQKFRLDVDGRWPGSPAWVATKRFSGSLDASLSKGQFVEVEGSAQALRVFGLLNFNSIGRRLRLDFSDLFSKGLSYDRVKGLLVASDGVYVTREPITLTGPSSNLELNGTLDMVADRVDAKLLVTLPVTNNLPIAALIVGAPAVGGALFLIDKLIGDRVARFASVRYDVKGPWKEPKITFDKPF